Proteins from a genomic interval of Zingiber officinale cultivar Zhangliang chromosome 2A, Zo_v1.1, whole genome shotgun sequence:
- the LOC122042626 gene encoding molybdate-anion transporter-like codes for MGVVIESDRWELHPSAFLVLFASCFASIFLLPYFSRSISGRGAVASSLFDLGHTAPFLRFQSGFLMLYALASVMQGVESVFGENDFAEYGSSREQMAWYLAMGAFAALIFGTFSGILFDILGARKACLLFCFLHIFLGALKSLIKHPIFWMSNICLSIASSVFSFCYETWMVIEHEKQGHKQDLLNDTFWLMTFFESFSLIGSQGLSNLLVKGVHSRSFNSSALAAILAVLSTLYFKKEWSKSHHATVVGSYKKSFSAHILKDKNILVLMWAQASIHFSMSVFWILWAPTIVADGREVNLSLIYPVLIGSRMLGSTAFPWLFSEAKLLGNEDCLMTAMGVASIALFIVAYDYQEIGVLVLLFCIFHACVGFSLPSLARLRTMYLPNELRGGMITFSLAPANAALLFVLLQGGYHRNLENSTIMALAAFGLLIASGCIYKLRSWRKMSRQNWHNI; via the exons ATGGGAGTGGTGATCGAGAGCGACCGATGGGAGCTGCATCCCTCCGCCTTCCTCGTCCTCTTCGCATCCTGCTTTGCTTCCATCTTCCTCCTTCCTTACTTCTCCCGGAGCATCTCTGGCAGGGGAGCCGTTGCTTCGTCTCTCTTCGATCTTGGCCATACGGCTCCGTTTCTCCGTTTCCAGAGCGGTTTCCTGATGCTCTACGCTCTGGCTTCAG TTATGCAGGGGGTTGAATCCGTATTTGGTGAGAATGATTTTGCAGAGTATGGAAGTAGCCGGGAGCAGATGGCATGGTATTTGGCGATGGGGGCGTTTGCTGCTCTCATTTTTGGTACTTTCTCCGGCATTCTCTTTGACATTTT GGGTGCAAGAAAGGCTTGCTTGCTTTTTTGCTTCCTTCACATTTTTCTGGGAGCCTTGAAGAGTTTGATCAAGCATCCAATTTTTTGGATGTCAAATATATGCTTATCAATTGCTTCTTCTGTATTTTCTTTCTGTTATGAGACATGGATGGTAATAGAACATGAGAAG CAAGGTCATAAGCAAGATCTTCTGAATGATACATTTTGGTTGATGACCTTTTTTGAGTCTTTTTCTCTAATTGGTAGCCAAGGCCTCTCAAATTTGTTAGTTAAGGGTGTTCATTCAAGATCCTTTAACTCATCTGCTTTGGCTGCCATATTGGCTGTTTTAAGCACTCTGTATTTCAAGAAAGAATGGAGCAAAAGTCATCATGCAACTGTTGTTGGGAGTTATAAAAAGTCATTTTCAGCTCATATTCTTAAAG ACAAAAATATTCTGGTTCTCATGTGGGCTCAGGCAAGCATCCATTTTTCCATGTCAGTGTTCTGGATACTCTGGGCACCAACTATAGTG GCAGACGGAAGGGAGGTAAATCTATCTTTAATATATCCAGTCTTGATTGGCTCAAGAATGCTCGGCAGCACTGCTTTCCCATGGCTTTTCAGTGAGGCAAAATTGCTAGGCAATGAGGATTGCCTAATGACAGCTATGGGAGTCGCTAGTATAGCTTTGTTCATCGTCGCTTATGATTACCAG GAGATTGGAGTTCTAGTTCTTCTATTTTGCATCTTTCATGCATGTGTTGGTTTTAGTTTACCTTCACTCGCAAGATTGAGAACAAT GTACCTACCAAATGAGCTTCGTGGTGGAATGATAACATTCTCCTTAGCACCAGCTAATGCAGCACTCCTATTTGTTCTTCTTCAG GGCGGTTATCATCGGAATCTTGAGAATTCCACAATCATGGCTCTTGCGGCATTTGGCTTGTTGATTGCTTCTGGTTGCATATATAAATTGCGATCATGGAGAAAGATGTCTCGTCAAAACTGGCATAATATATAG
- the LOC122042628 gene encoding uncharacterized protein LOC122042628: protein MKSSPSPAADANPSLLHALRRPICYLILLSVGYTLGLLSASFNSPPLSPPPPVLPNSTVPPPPHDLLRFRTRCADPIPHSEVLKTILDKVHDGKSPFDGFPSPEKAGLLLPPKGRPRGWGSTLPVFRDLMESVRPLTVIELGTFLGASALHMAAVAANLSLPAVILCIDDFRGWPGARARFATDLPRPRHGDSLLLHQFMAGVVAAGAEGRVVPVPFSTASALGAMCEWGVYGDLIEVDAGHDFHSAWADINRAWAVLRPGGVLFGHDWHTAFDDRGVRRAVMLFARVNGVQVRGHGQHWVLSPKPHHS from the coding sequence ATGAAATCTTCTCCTTCTCCGGCCGCCGATGCCAACCCCTCCCTTCTGCACGCCCTCCGACGCCCCATATGTTATCTCATCCTCCTCTCCGTCGGCTACACCCTCGGTCTCCTCTCTGCTTCCTTCAACTCTCCTCCCctgtcgccgccgccgccggttcTGCCCAATTCTACGGTGCCCCCGCCGCCGCACGACCTCCTGCGCTTTCGCACCCGGTGCGCCGATCCCATCCCCCACTCTGAGGTCCTCAAGACGATCCTCGATAAGGTCCACGACGGCAAATCGCCCTTCGACGGCTTCCCGTCGCCGGAGAAGGCGGGGCTGCTGCTCCCCCCGAAGGGCCGCCCCCGCGGCTGGGGCTCCACCCTCCCGGTCTTCCGCGACCTGATGGAGTCAGTCCGCCCCCTCACCGTCATCGAGCTCGGCACTTTCCTCGGCGCCTCGGCGCTCCACATGGCAGCCGTGGCGGCCAATCTCTCCCTCCCCGCCGTTATCCTCTGCATCGACGACTTCCGGGGATGGCCAGGGGCTAGGGCGCGGTTCGCCACCGACCTCCCGCGGCCGCGCCACGGCGACTCGCTGCTGCTGCACCAGTTCATGGCGGGGGTGGTGGCGGCGGGGGCGGAGGGTCGGGTGGTGCCGGTGCCGTTCTCGACTGCGTCGGCGCTGGGGGCGATGTGCGAGTGGGGAGTGTACGGGGACCTGATCGAGGTGGACGCTGGGCACGACTTCCACTCCGCGTGGGCGGACATCAACCGCGCCTGGGCGGTGCTCCGCCCCGGTGGCGTCCTCTTCGGCCACGATTGGCACACGGCCTTCGACGACCGCGGGGTCCGCCGCGCCGTCATGCTCTTCGCCCGCGTTAATGGCGTGCAAGTGCGCGGCCATGGCCAGCACTGGGTGCTCTCGCCCAAACCACACCACTCCTAA